The Glycine soja cultivar W05 chromosome 15, ASM419377v2, whole genome shotgun sequence region TGACCACCATAGGACCCCATCTCAGCTGACCCTGGAAAGATGAAATCTCCTGAAAGGCTCTAACCCTCGATGCTCCGTGTAcggcaaccaggacacatctgtgacggtcAAACCATCACAACGTGCCTGTAAGGTGCTCCTGTGATTCCCTTCATGTGCAccttcgacgtcaaccaccgggaagcacgtggggGCGTCTCCTGGTATGTATCGTCTGTCACGCACTAGtgcacactagggaagtgctcatagatccagcactacacaataattgaggttaacataacataaaaacatgtttaaatcataatcgaacgtaacatattaaaaaacacaaaatttacctgaagtagcgtcaagtaccccgcaagctgtccggtggtggtcctacaagcctcatctaactggtcatacatatTAACCAACGCGGCAACTCCCCAAGCGTAACCACCACTCTGAGCGAGGTCCCGGAAAGCGTCAAGGTGAaccacatgcacgtatgttgcactcttattagcaaaaagagtgcaatcGACAAGGTGCAGCAGATAAGCGCGAGCTGCGACAATCCACCGCCAGGCCTGACATCTCGTCTCATAAATGTCTCGAACCCATCCTAGTCGTACATATGCCCCATGTGTGAGTGTTGTCTCGGCCCTGGCCTCCTCGGCAGACACCTCGAGCAACTCTGTCAGCAAAAATCTAgcctcctccgtagaaagagcATGGAAACTATGCAAGGCGCCAGTGATGGGCAAATGAAGGAGTGAtgacacatcatccaatgtgatcgtcagctctcctactggaaggtggaaggtgctagtctcacCGTGCCACCTCTCCACGAATACGGATATCagtccaggatcgccagtaataactgaacaattgattagtggacttaatcctgtggcagccaccaggccttcaatctcaggcactggcctcccaatcagtgtcaccttcctcccatgtgacactaacttcaaatcaggacgttcctgatttgaagtacaaattatacaattattaaaaaaaattaatgacaaacaaataaatcgacaatgataaataattaacaaattaaaatacctgtccactccaaacagcatgtgcaacatgctcggcAAATGATGTGAGCACTAACGGGTCACGTGGcccaccagggaatccctcaGCAGCATCATCAGcatctgacccctcaccacCATCAGCACCATGTACGTCCgcacgcatctcaggtgcctccgtAGCCAGCTCAGGGACATCGTCAGTCATGTCAGCAacgtcctcagccatatcacgtcCCTCCGCAGTCATCTGATGAACCCGTAGCCTATgggctgaggcagtaggcctacgcctctcgggaacatcAGCAGCATCCTGGTCATCAGGTCTATCTCTACCTACAAGTCTACCtatggcacgacctaaacctcgtgttctagccatgatctgcaaattatgtcgaacacgtatttttttttgtcaaaatatacacaattttctttataaaaaacaactttatttataaacaaataagactaatttaaatcaaattattttaaaacatacacaacataatttttttttaaaaaattaaacaacttcatttataaaaaaaaaaacacaactaatgtaaaaaaaattaattagtaaacatccacaacttaatttaaaaaaaaaagaaacttcatttctaaaaaaacacaactaaattatttagtaaacatccacaacttaattttaaaaaaaaataaaaacttcatttataaaaaaaacacaactaatataaaaataattcattactaaacatccacaacttaatttaaaaaaaaaaacttcatttacACAAaaccacaactaatgtaaaaacaaattcattagtaaacatccacaacttaatttaaataaaaatttaaaaaacttcatttgtaaaaaaaaaaacacaactaatgtaaaaataattaattagtaaacatccacaacttaatttaaaaaaataaacatcttcatttaaaaaaacacaactaatgtaaaattaattaattaaaaaatatccacaacttaattttaaaaaaaaaaaataaacaacttcatttataaaaagaatacttcattttaaaaataattaattagtaaacatccacaacttttttttaaaaaaaatacttcatttataataaaataaacaacttaatttatatcatttataaaaaaaattagtatttttaaaaaatttccaaaacacacaactttatttataaaaataaaaacttcatttataaagaaaaaacactaatttaaaaaaaataaacaataaacaaacacaaacacaattgcttttataaacaaaaaaataaataatttacaaattaatatttagtaaaaatacacaatttaaattataaaagaaacatgacatcaaaaacccaaacctcatttttcataaaatctcaaaaacaaaataaccaaaaaaatataataattcatttaaaaaaaaaacaatttttgtttaaaaaaaacacacttttcggaagaagtggttcttccggaacaatttcggaagaaccacttcttccggaaagttctTCCAGAAATTTGAAAGGTCACCCGGAAgaacccttcttccggaattcttccggaagaactacTTCTTCTGGAAAGTATCCGGAAGAGGTGTTCCGGGagacttccggaagaagtgttcttccggaagacgtttggttacttccggaagaacacttcttccagAAACTTTCCGGAACAGGTTCTTTCGAAACTTCCGAAAGAACCCCTAACGGGTCTTCCGGAAGCCTCCGCCGTGAGCCATTTTCCCCATTTTTTCCGGCGTCTCCTGctctcgtcttctaccctaaggttccgcTAACCTAAGGTTCTTCTAACCTACCCTAAATGCTACAACTATAGTGCATAATAAAAGCAAAGGGAAGGTTAGGGATACCTACCTCGAACGGAAATGGCGTCCAACCGAAAGAAGCAGCAGTTGGGCTTGCGTGGAGGAGAAGGCTCGCGAAAGagggaagaaaaggaagaaaagcagAAGCAAGAAGAAGAGGCTTAGTAATTCCGGGAGAGGAGAGGGAAagctttttaaatgttttaaacttttttaatgaAGGGTAAAATGGTAGTTTCaataaattgctgggtgcacctgcaatattgctgggtgcacctagcatttcccaaatgataatgatgataaaTGATGATGATTGGTCAGCGTAGAGGCTTCACCTGTACCTCCAAGCAGAGAGCACAGACCGAAACGCCCCAGCAAACCGTTAGTTTCACAGCCGGCAACACACGAAACAAAAGGAACCAACCACCCACAGGCCAAAGCACAAACCCCACACTTCTCCTAAGTCCTAACCcccgagagagagagagaaatggatACTGATGCAGTGGGAAGCGAAGGGTACTCTCCGCTGAAGGAATTAAGACTGGAAATTGAAGTAAAGGAGGGAACTTTCTCTCTCTGCTTTTGGCTTTATTTGACGAGTTCCACTACATTCCCTGTTACCATTATCCAACAGGTAAAATGAATAGTGGCTTCCCTTCATTGTGGGTTTTTGTGCTAGTGGGGGATTAAGGTTTTCTTGAACCTTCTTGATCAATCTTGGACActtagtttatttttctttgttctgCAATTGGGATACTCTTGTATAGTCTCGTAGAATTTCCTATGCTATCCTATGTGCGAATTTGGCGTGAGAAACTTGTAAATTCTGAAGTTGGCTCTCTGTTTTCACTGCCACCGTACATTAATTTGTATGGTTTTTGGTAATTATTGGGCTACAGGAATTCGCGTGGTTGTTATGGCTCaagttggttttatttaatcATTGAATAGactgataaataaattaattggcCTTGCAGGTTTTCTCTGATATCTCCGAAAGTGCTCCTTTtcttgttattgatgataataagaGAATCCATATGTTACCAGTTCTTCTCTTACATGAAGAAGCTCCTGAAACTGGCAATATAAATTCCTGGACAGAAGTTCCACATGCAACTGTTGATTTTGAGTTTCTTTTGGAAAAATGGGTTCATGTTGGATGTGAGGTATCTTATATAATTGCTTGAGGATTATCTTTTGTCAATTCTATTAATGTTTCTTTGCTTATGACTTTCACTTAACTGAGATGTCATATGTACTATGCTCCTACAAACAACTTATTTTACAATAAGGCACCAAAAGTGTGTATTCTTTGTATGGCATTGATATTTCTTATTTGCTTGCTGGAATGTATGAATTAGGGTAAATAATAGAGGTGAAACAGAAAAACAAATTCCTTCTAGTATGATTTTACCTTCCCGGAAAGAACTTGGTAGCAAACAATGAAGCACTTCACTTGCTGCTACTAGTAGAGTCTACTTCTGTCCTTTCCTTTATActttttaactttattaattgGAGTATGAGATGACTATCTTCTTGTGCAGGTTTGTCCAGATCATATCCAGCTTCAGATTAATGGAGAGATTGTAGGAGAAAAGTCTTTGTGTTCCTTATTAAATAAGGAATCGGGTTCAAGTCATTTGAAGAAATTAACTTTGGCAAATGTTGGTGGAGATGGAAAAAGTGTGCAGGGTTATGTGcacaattttgaaatatttcctATTATTACTTCTATTAAAGATTGTCATTTAAAGGTGATTCTGTGattgtattttttgttctttaaagTCCACAGTAGCTTCTCATTTCTTTGTACATCTTCTTTGTTTATAAGAATCATAAAAGACTTCATTAGTTCCTTTGTTGACAACTCTATATTACTTGGTGCCAGTGCCCTCCTCTGAAGTTATCAATTGATGAATCGTCTGTCTCTGAGAttgaagaagaaagtgatggTGTTTGGGGCATTGTTGGAGGCAAGGtaagaaatatgtttttaatcttattttatgcattcttttttgttgttgtcataAATCATAAAGAGAAAGTTCCTGATTAAGCAATGCGTTTTCTGTTGGAGTTTAATTTtggatatagatatatatatgatgCAGGTTATGGTTGACATTTTAAAGGTGCATTTAAACCAACCATATATGTGCCAGTCTGCGGTGTTAAGAGTTAAGCCAAACTTTTTAGTTACCATGAAATCAAATGTGAACAAACAAAATAGATGAAGTAGAGGGGGAAGCTAACTACTGCAGTTTTAGTATTTGCAGACATATTATTTCCACTTCTGAAAATGCGATTATTGATGTTTACTCTTTTCTTTCCTATGGTGATCCTTTTGAGAATGCACAAATTAATTCCAGTGTTAACTTTTCCTTTTGGTTAAAACTTTAATGTCAACTTTGCCTTTGCATAATTTGGCCCAGGCATCTTGTCGTAGGAACTTCTCTTTGGATGTTGTTCTATCCGATGCTTTTGGACAGCCTGTAGATAAGGAGAATGAGGTTTATAATCCTGGCTTTTATTCTGGGCAAGTTAATGCTCTCTCGGACAGGAGTTAGGATTTGTAATATTCACATTATCATTGTTGGCTGTTGCAGGTTTTTGCTTCACTTTTGTATGCCGACACGGGGGCACCAGTGGAGAATACAGCCGATGATGAAGCACCCCTTTTAGCTAGTTATGATGGAATAGAATTTTCCTCTTGTGAAAGACCAAGTAAGCTTTTGCTGGGACGTGCTTCATTTAAGCTCAAAATATCTCAGGTAATGATACCAAATATGAATATTAGCTTATGCTATCTCCTCGAATTTAATGTTTTCCAGCTGCTTGCCCAGCTGTACTTGATAACTCTCGTTAAATTTTAGTTGGAAGACATGATTGCCTATGTTATGGGCAATGGACAAACCATTCATACTTCTATACCATtaccataattttaaaattgcctttatttttccttgtgtATGTATAACAGACATAGGCAGCAGATTCatgcagaaaataaaaaaaaaaatcctgaaGAATGTAATAAGGAAGCAATAACatatttgaaagttttatcaAATGGTGGACATTGCAGAATGGTGTGGCGGATTTTGAACACAAAGCCGTTAGAGGAGCATGGCATGGTGGCATATGGCAGCTGCAATGTGTGTGGAAAAGGAATAAGCCTATAATAGAAAGAGTGTGCTGGGAAAAGGATTAGTTGGCCAGACAATGTGACAGCCAAGCTAGTAGACATTAGACAGTCTATTAGTTCATAAATAGGCATGCTTATTAGAACTTAGAA contains the following coding sequences:
- the LOC114386079 gene encoding uncharacterized protein LOC114386079, which translates into the protein MGKMAHGGGFRKTRRLVGRDRPDDQDAADVPERRRPTASAHRLRVHQMTAEGRDMAEDVADMTDDVPELATEAPEMRADVHGADGGEGSDADDAAEGFPGGPRDPFHALSTEEARFLLTELLEVSAEEARAETTLTHGAYVRLGWVRDIYETRCQAWRWIVAARAYLLHLVDCTLFANKSATYVHVVHLDAFRDLAQSGGYAWGVAALVNICVLVAVHGASRVRAFQEISSFQGQLRWGPMVVTARSERVVRQFGYIQSIPPPPIRARLSHDQIDDRWMQFAEHLLPAGQLCLVPGQVSADYMEWFFRISHPFMIQIQADDQPRDALAADPEDYIQPPSPQVPVAFDPPPHVDDYDGYEAIAQKLERVLDLRMVTAGIELYDIMQDCLTIVRGGPSVDGTVRACQRRRMDH